The window AAAGGTGTGGTTCCCAATGACATCAACCCGGTTACTCTCTCCAAAGAAAGTCTCGAAACGTGCCCGGACTGGTTCTTGAATACCAGTGCCGAACCCCAGGTCATGATTGCCCGGCAGACTAGCCATCATCCTGCGGCCACGGCCATCAGGTGGCGGCGACTCGCCTTTATCCAGCTGGTCTGAGAAAATCTTCCTGAACCGGGCgtattctttcttccagtAGGAGTCCTTGATGCCCTTGTACCGTTTCTCTGGGCTCGAGCTCGTGGCCGTTGCCCACTCTCTACCACCGTCAAACAGATCGCCAAGAAAGAGAACCGAGTCCGGCGAAAGACGCTCCTGGGTAAGGGAAAATGATCGTCGGAGGTATTGGTCGGTGTATTTGACCGTCAGAGTCGAGAGAGGCCACGGGCGTCCGGGGTAAGTGTGGGCATCGACGAGCTGAGGGTCGGAGACGAAAGCAATATGATGGGGTGTTGCGTCTTGGGGCTGGATGCGAATTGCAATTAGTACGGACTCAAATCAAACAAGGCATGATCAGACTCACCCATCTCTCCCACCTGTCCCAGGTACATGCCGCCAGGCTTTCCTCGAATATCGTCCGCTCTCCTCGCCACAGCGTGAAGAACCAGAGAATTATCAGGGCATTGACAACCGTGAACAAACCCTTCACCGTCCGTAGCACAGAGGTTTTGATATCATCTCTGCTCTGGGGCCTGCCCGCTCGCCAAGGAGCTCTCCCTTCCGCCATCCATTGCTTCGCAGCGGGTGGTATTAGGTCTCGGGCGTTGTTCAGGATGTTGTGGTAAGTGGAGGAGGGACGCGGAGTGAACGAGGGTAGTGAGGAAGAGCGTGTGCTACGTGGATAGGCGTAGCTCATGATGGCCTTGGCTGAGCCCAAACTACCACAtcggtggagatggagatgacaCGGTTGGAGGTAGGTGTTGTGTGAGCCGATCACGGAGCATATTCTGAGAACAAGAATGAAATGGACAAATAAAGGAATGACTGGAGTATTGTACTGTTAGAAAGGAGAATCACGACATGCTGATCCAGCCTGAGTTAGTATTTGACAGGGGCCTAAAAGGACATTCTGGGGCAAATCGAAGATGGGTCACGTGTGGGTTATGTAATACATTCTAGGCCTGGGCGCAGGGAGTACGAGTATGGGGTATAACGATGTGTTATTTTTGCACGTAGAGTGAGTGTGTGTAtgagggggagagagagaggccATAAGGAACGCCAAATGCGCGAAATAAAGATATTCTCTAGGTGGGTTTCTTCGGGCAGCACTGTCCACCGCGGGCGCAGTTCTCGTCACACTCCAGCAGACACGCCTGGGGATCGCCCTCCCGAACGCTCGCGGCACGGCTAGGCTGGTCATCGGTGGGAGCGCGGGATGATGACGGGCCGGGGTTCTGGCTGTCCTCGACGTCGCTCTCCGGCGCAAACTCCGGCTGGATGGTGGACGAGTGGATGCCGTAAGCGTGGAGGCATCGGCGCACCTGTTGGGCGAGACGCATGTACCTCTCCGAGCCCTCGCCTTTGATTTCGGTGTCGACTTGGATGTGGATCGACGCCACAATCTTGGTGTCGCTCAATTGCCACAcgtggaggtggtgggagcCGATGATGCCCGGCAGTCGTTCAATGTCCTCCTTGATATGGTCGATACTCAAGCCGGGTGGCACGGCCTGCAACAGAATACGGGATGCCGCCTTGCACAGCGGGATTGCAGaggcgaggatgatgacggtgatgaAGAGGGAGATGCCGGGATCCACGTAGAATCGCCAGTCGTAGGAGGTCAACCAGATGATCAGGGCAGAAACGATGACTCCAATATTGCCCAGCGCATCACCCATGACATGGAGAAAGACACCGCGCATGTTgagatcatggccgcctTTCTTCTGTCCCTTTGGCTTCGGTTGCGCATGGTTGTGGGACTTGTGAAGATCATCGTCTCCCAGCCGATCGGTAGGTTTAAAGGGGGCACCGTTCTCGTCGGTGTAATTGGACGCGCGGTCTTTGTGTCGCAGGAGACCCGATCGCTCAGATGGGGCGCTTTCGTCTTCCCCTCGACCAGTTTCTgactccgacgacgacatcTCGTTGTCGAATCGGCCACGGCTGGCTGCAATGATGTCCTGTCGCAGCGTCGCAGGGTGCACATGGATGTCCTCCACACTAGCATATCCACGGCCTGTCGACGTACTGTACCTCCGCGCGCCACGGTTCTGGCCGTCTGTCACACGGCGCTTCCAAGACATGGGAGACGTGGGCTCCGTGGCCGGGTGGATCAAGCCATTCTCCGGCACGCGTTCTGGGCGGCCCTTGCCCACAATGTTTTCGGGCAGGACGCTCGCTGCGGTACCGCGCTGATCTGCGACAGCCGGGTCGCTCGCCAGGGGGTCAGCGAAACCCCGTTCGGCCGCATTcacatcctcgtcaccctcATGGTCGCCATGGTCATGGCCGTGTCCATGCCCGTGCGAGTGTTCGTGAAACAAGGCCAGACCGAGAATATTCGAAAGAAGCCCGAAGCAGCCGACGACACATACGAGCTTGGGATTCTGCACCTCTTGAGGCTCGACCAGTCGCTGGATCGCCTCTAGGAAGATTGACAGGCACAGCGCGATGAGGAACACGCCGTTGACCAGCGCACCGAGGGTTTCTGCTCGTTGCCACTATAACCCGAAGAATGTCAGCTTGTCCCACGCTCGTACCAGGTGGCGGGGCTTACGCCATAGGTGTACTGCTTGGAACTCGTCTCACGGTTGGCGACTTTGACAGCCCACAGTCCCACGCAGAGCGACAAGACGTCGTTTAACTGTTTTCCGTCAGATCAGATTTTGCGTCAGGTGTGTCTTGGTGGTCGCATACCATGTGAAACGAATCGGCGACGAGGGCAAGGGAGTGAACGGTATAGCCTAGGAAAACAGGGTGTCAGCACAGCTTGCGACTCGGGGAAGCTCAACAAGACGGACCAGTTATCAACTCAAGCAGGAAGAAAGCTGAGTCGATGACCAGGAGGATCAAGATCCTGTTGGTCTTGGAAAGGCCcatggttgctgctggggcgCTCGATGGCGCGAGATActggagagagaggcagCACGAGAAGAGTGCGATGAACAGAACCCAACCcctggaaaaagaaaagcgACGCAGCCGAAGGGAAAACAAACAGGAAGAAGGATGGGTCTGGAGGGGTGGATGAGTTGAGTTAGACCGAAAAGATGTGACGCACGGGTGGAGCAGGCGGAAACGCCTCCGGTCGGGTCCGGCTCAGTGTGGCGTGACCGGGGCCAGTCAGCTCTATGCAAGTCATGTTCCGTACCTACTTCGGTGGTTGATTTTCAACTGGCGCCGAGCTAGCCTGACCATTTTTGTTTGGTTTGGAAACCACCATATGTATTCAAATAACCAGGTGTTGTTTGGTAGAAGCCTGGTCATCTCAAATCGAGATTGACTCCACCAGTCCCACCGGAGCAGTAGTAGATCGGATCATGTACTAGGGACCGATCTCCCGAATCATCTCCTGAGAGTTGTATAGAATCCAACTGCATTCTCTCGGTAAATGATAACCACTTAGATAGCCTTGGAACAATCCCCTCCGCGCCCTCACGCAGTGACCTTCTTCCGGACAGCCAGGATTCGATTTGTCGCCTCGCTGAAAGAATCTCCAGACAGCGTCCCATCGTTCAGCGCACTGACTAGCGCATCAACGACACTCTCTCCCTGCGTGACATTCCGTGCCGACGCAAGAATCATGTCCATCCCAGCCTGACTGGCCAGAACTGCCCGTTCCGCGTCCGTGCCAAACGCCTCAAGCGCACCGGCCTCAATGGCGTCGGTAATAGTCACACCCGTGAACCCCAGCCTGGCTCGTAGCTCACCCTGAATCCATTTTTGGCTGAGCCCGGACGGATACGTAGAGTCCAAAGCCGGATACAAAGCCCAGGAATGCATGACCATGTCGAGGCCTGTcgcgatggccttggtgaACGGCACCTCGTCTACCGATCGAAGCTCATTAAGCGTCACGTTGAGAGTGACGGGCTCCTCATCGGTGTCTTGGTTCGTACCCGCAGCCCCAAGACCAGGGAAATGCTTAGCAGTGGCAATGACACCGGCGGACTGCTGAGCGCTAACAAAGGCACTCCCACAGGTTGACACTAAGCTGGATGTATTGCCGAACGATCGTCCAAATTGGTCATCGAAATCTCCTGCCTGGCGATATACATCCAGAACGGGGGCCAGGTTGGCGTTCAGATGGTCTGCTTGAAGAGCGCCTGCTGCAGCATTGCCGGCTTGTGTTGCTGCGTCCTGCGGATCGGACGATTGCCCAACTTGTTTGGCAGACATGTCAGGCCCGCCCGGCAAGCGACGAACTTCCccgccttcttgatccgTCATGATCAGAAGAGGAGTGCCGGCATACGAGGGGCTTTCTTTGTATGTGCTTTGGAATTGGTCCACGATTGTCGAGAGGTTGTTGCCGACATTTTCTCCGAAGAGGATGATACCTCCCACTTTGCCTTCTTTAATCAGGTCAAAGAGATGAGTCGGCGGCTGGAGACCTGGGTACGAGAAGACAACATGATACCCGACCTGCACTGACACGTAGTCTGAAGGAACTGAACTAGCGCTGTGGGCGGTAGAAAtcaggaagggaaggagaaATTTCGAGGCAGTGCTCCACTTCATTATGACTTGAGGATGGATAATAATATGCTGCGGACTTTGGCTCACCAGCGAAACTAGGAATTATTCTTTACTTAACTGCTTTAGACTCGTGTCTTTCAGGGACACTCTGGGATCGGTCTTGATCTACCCGAGATGGTGCAGGGGTCTGTTACATTTGATCGGCAGCCGCCTTCTACATTTGGATACATTCTACGAGGTGGCTCGTttgacatcctcggccattACCAGCAGTGACAAAAGAGGCGTTTGACAAGAATTGCATTTAGCTGTAGTGATTTGACTTTGCTAATCATAATACGGTGAGCGGTTGCAAGGTTCTTTCCACAGAAGACAAACCCTATACACTAGACTAAGTATATGAAGTTGACGACGATTTGCCGTAGTAATATCGTCAAATTCTACACAGTATACTTCGATTCAGAGGGCTAAATTCAAATCCCGATGAACCAAAACTCCATACCCTTTAGCAATTGGACGTTATGTAATAAAGAAAATATTAAGGAGTGGTTAGCTGCGGGGCGGGGCGTTCAACCCTTTTTCTAGAATCCATCGAATGGAATGGCATTCTCGAGCACGGGTGTTGTGGCCATGATGCAAGAGCACAATTTACGAGAGACCGGCATGAGTTTATCATTGACGACGATCGTGTCGCCACGCTACCAGCAAAacgagatgaagatcttgccTTCCAGAACTCTTGGCTGATAAAAGTTCCAAAGCCAAAATGACCCTTGTACATGCGTACCTGCAGGCCAAGGATGTCATCTTTATTGATGCTTCACTAAGGTACTCTTGCTACTTGAACTTCCACTAGCCTTACTTGATCCACTCCATTGCCAGCAGTCTGCTAAAACTGATACCTTCAAGAAATACAGTCTTCTATGTACTCCAAAAAAGACCCTTGGATTTTAACCCTCGTCACGGCGTGGGGGCTATTAAACCAACCCAGCAAAGATCTGCGTTCAAATACGAGCGATCGATCTTAAGGTTCCGCGATCTGCAAGCCAGGCAATGGCTTCGGTTCTTGAAACTACACAATATGAAACACAAGGTGATGCTGAAGAAAGACGAGATTGGTTGTATAGCAGTGTGTATTTGCCGCACGTCTTGGCAAATTCGCTGCATCCTTCGGTGCTCCGTGGGATATAAAAATGGCGTCGAAAACGACCATGAACCCGAATTTTATCAACTTACCGTTGAACAATCTACTGTCAAAAATCACCCACAGCCTGTGTTGAAACCTTTCGGATACAATTGTTCAATATGAAGTTCTCCATTTTCGTTCTTGCTCTCTTCGCCGTCAGTGCCACTGCCGTCCCGCACACCAAGGTCAAACGAGCGGCCGTGAACCAAGGCGCGTTAGACCTCATCGCTCATCTTGAAGGCTTCAGAGCCAACTTCTATACCGACAGTGTAGGCGACACCGCCATCGGTAGGTCATCAATAGTCGACAACTGAGAGCAGCATACTAACTCTGCTCATGTAGGTTATGGTCATGACTGCGAAGCCAACCAGGACTGCAGTAGTATTCATGCCCCCATTACAGAGGCCCAAGGCAAGGAGCTGCTCGCACAAGATATCAGAACGTTCGAAACTTGCGTCTGTGACATGGATAATGCGGCCGACCTGAATGCCAACGAGTATGGTGCCTTGGTCAGCTTTGCCTACAACTCGggctgtggtggtgtggatACCTATTGGAGCACTGCGATGTCAGAGAAGAACTTTGAGGGAATTTGTGAAGCTCTCCCTCATACAAATACTCTAAACGGAGAGCTGGATAGCCGCCGAGCGCAGGAGGGAGCCTTTTGCTCTAAGCCCTCCAACGCTACCTCCGGCTGTTAGAGGAGCCCAGAGGCTctgtttttcctttttctgaTTTGCTTTCGATGTTGTGATTTAAATATATGTTCCCAGTCATCTGCAATAGCTTAGGATCATCCTGGCAGATAGGTCTTCAGAACAAAACTGTTTCAGCTTCCAATCATACTTTACATCTATTTTATTCATTTTAGCATGAAGTAAGGTTGTTGAATATCTAAAGTCATCTCATTCAGAAAACATACATCTCTTCTATCTCGGCGAACCCTTTTAGTACCTGAAGGCGTTATCAAGGCCATTCAGTGGCTTCCCCTCTTCGGGCCAATTTGCGAACTCTTCCACTCGCGGGGTTCTTGCCCCGCTCTCTACCTGAACGCAAGCTTGGAACTTGTGTAATAATAGAAAAGAGAACTTGTTAAAGCAAAATCGGCTCCCTGGTTCTATCCCCTGAACAGTTTATTAATACTTGTTTCTTTCGACCACCAACTGTAATAGTTCTAGATGCATCAAGTCAAGTTCGATCCGAGCACCCTCCGCGCGCTTACCTCCCGCACAGTGATCATCACTGGGGGCGCAGGCGGAATTGGTGCAGCCACGGCAAAAGTGTTCAACGAACATGGCGCCAATGTCGTTATCGCGGATATCCCTATCTTCGAAGAGAAGGCCAACAAGATTATCGACTCGCTTCCCTATCCCTCAAAGGCTCTGTTCGTACCCGTGGATATCTTGGATTGGGAGCAAATGACTACCTTGTTCAAACGCACTATTCAGATATTCGGCGCTCTTCATGTCGTGATAGCTAATGCCGGTATTATGGAGTCAGCTGAGGTTTTGGATTTAGACGATGTGGACGGTGATGGAAACCTACGCGAGTCCGAGGAAGCTTTCAAGGTAATCGATGTGAACTTGAAGGGAACTCTGAACAGTATGTCTAGACAAATCAACCGGAAAATGATAATAACACTAACCACGCACGAATATTCTGTCTAGCTTTGCGACTTGCTATGCATCACATGAAAATAAATTCTTCTATTGATGATGTGCCGCCTTCTATCATATTGGTAGCGTCAACTTCGGGTTACTTTGGAGGAACGGGTGTCTCTGCCTATGTTTCCTCGAAGCACGGAATGATCGGATTGCTACGAGGGTCTCAGAAAGCTGCAAGGAAATACGGTGTTTCGGTCAAAGCAATTGCCCCATTCTTCACTCCCACGCGTATCACTGCTGGCTTTGCGGACAAATGGAAAGAAGCTGGTCTTGAAGGAAACACCCCCGAGATGGTGGGAACTGCAATCGCTCAGTCTGCTATGAGCCACACTGAGAGTGGAAGTTGTATTTTGGTATGTCATGAGACAACCCATTGCTATATGACACCTGATCTAACGAAGCAAAGGTTGCAGGAAAGTTCCTGAGGGAAGTGGAGTTTACAAGAACAGACATGATGAGCCAATGGCTGGGACAGGATGTGGTTGACTTTATGTACAGGGCATTCGGGTTTTTCACAAGTATAGGTGGATATCAGCTGCCAAAAATCAGCAACTGAGTAGTCAGTATAGCCGTCAGCAAAATTCCTATCGTTCTTCGTTATGCAATATGTGAAATTGCAAGCCCTCGGCTGACTTGCCGATGTCAACAAATCTCCGAGGATTCTGAAGAAATCCGGGATAGCGCATTCTCCTTCAGATTTTCTCTGTCAATAGGGCGATTAAACAAAAACCCGAGTGTCACCACGGCTTTTCCAATAGCGCACAAGAGAAGTGGAAGCGTCGAGCTGACTTCACGTTGTGCAAATGCTCCGACGAAACAACCTGCTGATAGCATAATGATAAAAAGGAATCGACGATTTCGTAACCGATTGCGCAGCTTCATCAACCCAGGGTCGACCACTAAGTCCACAAAAGCTGCCGTTGCCATTGCCGTGGTTATTTCTGTAATTTTCAACGAGCGACTCATAGCCACCTGTCCACCGGCTGAGAAGGCTAGAAGTGCAATCACTGCCATAGCAGCCGGACCATCTCGCTGAATGGGGAGCGAATATTGGATGCAAACAGCAGCGAAAACAAGAGAGGTTTGGATGATGTTGCTGATGAGAATCCACAACCGCCGCCGCACGCCAACATAGTTGCCGATCTGGCCCAATACGAGCCCCCCAGCCACGAACATGGCTAGACTGACGCCGATATTCGGGAAGCTGTATGCATTGTTTGTGAGACCTGCAATACCAATGGCTAGGAAAAGCGTGTTTCCAGTTTGGTTTGAGGCAAAGCAAGAGTAATCGGGCCAGGCAGCTGCGTCCTGGATGCCGGTTGCGAAGGacaagagaagaagttcaCACTCCAACAATATGTCATCTCGGATATCTTCCATTAAAAACTGCCATATTCGTGACTTGCGATCCCCATATCTCCGAGATTTGATGAGCCCCATCGTATTATTCTGAACTCTTGGGTCTGTGCAGACACTTATACATTAGACGGGCTGAAAATGGTTATTGAAACGGACCGGTTTTCGTGGTTGTTGACACTCACCCTGATTCACCAGTGCTTAAAAAAAGTCAACGGACTTTCTGAGAATTTGTGTAGGCATATAAAAGCTTGTTATCAATGTGGGAAATCAAGCATGGGTTGTACCCCTGCACCGAGGAAGATCCCAATGTGTCCAAAGTTATCGGGGAGTCGGTCCGTAAACATTATATAGGAATACATCAAGCAAAAATTATCAAGCTACGTAATCATCTGAGACAGATCTTCAGATCGAAATACATTCCACACTGACGTATTCGCATTGTGATACTGCGGAATGTGGAGCAATCCAGGATTCCGATATCATGGAGAGTAGAGATCACCCAAGTGTCTTCTGGGTGAAGACGCGTTGGTTCTTGGCTTCCGTAACTTCAGTTTCCCTAATGCTCAAGGCTGGATAAAAGAAAATTAAGTATGAAGATCTGCTAACCTTCAATGCATTCCGCGTACATCAGTTTCCACGTTGGGGATCAAAGATCCCATAGGCCGCGCCATGCCAAGAACTTAGACACAGTGTGATTACAGAGGTTCGTCTCAAATCAGGGTTTAGCATGCTTACATTTAATGTGGCCCTTACTAGCATTGTTGTCCACATGGAAGGGATCGGTTTCTTCGATAAGTGGCGTCTGTGTACCGAACATCGGCTGCAACCTTTGTGGCACAAAATGGTAAATTTGTTGAGTGACAAAATCCCAACCTTCCCTTAACTACCGTTAAGTTGTGCTCCAGAGTGGCTACGTCAGTTTGTTTCTCTATCCACGTCGCTTTTTAGAAAGGATACTCTTTTGCGAGCCCGTGCCTTGGGTGATATCTGAATATATGGAAAACGGTACCTACAAAGCCTCAATAATAATGACCAAGTCCTCAATAGAGCAGACATAGTCACAGCAGCCAATAAAATGGCTTCCTAGAGACTGATTGGCGTATTTTCAACTAAAAAGGTTGCGTATGTCGCTCTGCCCCAATCAGTAGTCTCTCTAGACGATCAAGAGCCTGAAGAGCTTCAATATCTCCTGATTCAGCCTGCTCTTGGTGCAACTTGATTGTGAGAAGGCCTGCAATAGCTCATTGACACAGTCATTCGAGGTACACCTtcggcctcatcatcatcatcatcatcatcctgcTCTTCTATATTTGGAGGGTCCTACATTTGGGAGAGAGCTGTCTCATAGATAGTACTTTCGTCATCAGGGTCTAGCAAGTCGACTAATTCCATAACGTCGTCGAAGTTGATAGCTACGCGACGGCAAATTTAGGCTTAGAGATAGCCAATTTGGGACAAAAATCAGGTCTCGTGGAATTTGGTGGGAGGAAGGTTAAGAAGCGCTTGTAAATCGTAAATTGATGGAATATTCGGCGTAATAGTGGGGGAATAATTTTGGAAACAAAGGGT of the Penicillium psychrofluorescens genome assembly, chromosome: 1 genome contains:
- a CDS encoding uncharacterized protein (ID:PFLUO_001441-T1.cds;~source:funannotate), with translation MKFSIFVLALFAVSATAVPHTKVKRAAVNQGALDLIAHLEGFRANFYTDSVGDTAIGYGHDCEANQDCSSIHAPITEAQGKELLAQDIRTFETCVCDMDNAADLNANEYGALVSFAYNSGCGGVDTYWSTAMSEKNFEGICEALPHTNTLNGELDSRRAQEGAFCSKPSNATSGC
- a CDS encoding uncharacterized protein (ID:PFLUO_001439-T1.cds;~source:funannotate) translates to MGLSKTNRILILLVIDSAFFLLELITGYTVHSLALVADSFHMLNDVLSLCVGLWAVKVANRETSSKQYTYGWQRAETLGALVNGVFLIALCLSIFLEAIQRLVEPQEVQNPKLVCVVGCFGLLSNILGLALFHEHSHGHGHGHDHGDHEGDEDVNAAERGFADPLASDPAVADQRGTAASVLPENIVGKGRPERVPENGLIHPATEPTSPMSWKRRVTDGQNRGARRYSTSTGRGYASVEDIHVHPATLRQDIIAASRGRFDNEMSSSESETGRGEDESAPSERSGLLRHKDRASNYTDENGAPFKPTDRLGDDDLHKSHNHAQPKPKGQKKGGHDLNMRGVFLHVMGDALGNIGVIVSALIIWLTSYDWRFYVDPGISLFITVIILASAIPLCKAASRILLQAVPPGLSIDHIKEDIERLPGIIGSHHLHVWQLSDTKIVASIHIQVDTEIKGEGSERYMRLAQQVRRCLHAYGIHSSTIQPEFAPESDVEDSQNPGPSSSRAPTDDQPSRAASVREGDPQACLLECDENCARGGQCCPKKPT
- a CDS encoding uncharacterized protein (ID:PFLUO_001440-T1.cds;~source:funannotate): MKWSTASKFLLPFLISTAHSASSVPSDYVSVQVGYHVVFSYPGLQPPTHLFDLIKEGKVGGIILFGENVGNNLSTIVDQFQSTYKESPSYAGTPLLIMTDQEGGEVRRLPGGPDMSAKQVGQSSDPQDAATQAGNAAAGALQADHLNANLAPVLDVYRQAGDFDDQFGRSFGNTSSLVSTCGSAFVSAQQSAGVIATAKHFPGLGAAGTNQDTDEEPVTLNVTLNELRSVDEVPFTKAIATGLDMVMHSWALYPALDSTYPSGLSQKWIQGELRARLGFTGVTITDAIEAGALEAFGTDAERAVLASQAGMDMILASARNVTQGESVVDALVSALNDGTLSGDSFSEATNRILAVRKKVTA
- a CDS encoding uncharacterized protein (ID:PFLUO_001442-T1.cds;~source:funannotate), whose amino-acid sequence is MHQVKFDPSTLRALTSRTVIITGGAGGIGAATAKVFNEHGANVVIADIPIFEEKANKIIDSLPYPSKALFVPVDILDWEQMTTLFKRTIQIFGALHVVIANAGIMESAEVLDLDDVDGDGNLRESEEAFKVIDVNLKGTLNTSTSGYFGGTGVSAYVSSKHGMIGLLRGSQKAARKYGVSVKAIAPFFTPTRITAGFADKWKEAGLEGNTPEMVGTAIAQSAMSHTESGSCILESS